The Spirosoma foliorum genome has a window encoding:
- a CDS encoding ATP-binding protein — MRSVWLGMAMLGWCATCFAQSCPKLPEFNFDRRGDTAYMDSLLTLGRAHRQLAARLPRSRMNDTLRLEGIRFMALVFKQMRGQQRDSSFLYAKQLEEQALIYHNDLYVVRALMFQEYYLRTVKGDYPHALQINQRASELCVKLPRESSPRWQVQMNMGDIYMLLKEYSNALTSYQLSLTLLSFNKLLTPKNRKLLTSQAISQIGEVYEIQGRYEEARQQYEASRQIALDTHSQINVAYADERLGDFFISRQQPVQAIKVFEEGLSVWTQLNDRPGQAAVWARLSECYTQTNQPKLAIEFGEKAVAIARNAGYTRIQQMATQSLYRAYRAANQPALALAMYEEYSALRDSLTNLKRVEELSAVQKKYDINQVTIAAEKERFIQQQQLINVRRQAELERLRAEAERDQLASQTRMNHLKQSIETERLRAESQKTRLEQRAHIDQLSHDIEQASLLRIVLVGGLAMLFGFVAVYYRKNKLINRQKLEIEALNHDLEDKVLARTIELKLANDQLRAKNREIEEALLRGQTLERKRMAADLHDSLGGLLAAIKTSLSALNPAKMADREQQIYHNLLNMSKEAFAEIRYLSHNLQPDELEKQGLSEALIRLVHKLNISQKIKFSLENAELPRLDKTAEFNLYSICIELCSNILRHSEATEAQILFRRFNNELNMIVKDNGCGMDPSDATGMGLHNIQARMDLIQGRYEIHSGPAEGTTFIFILPVLPNLEKA; from the coding sequence ATGAGATCAGTTTGGCTTGGAATGGCAATGCTTGGCTGGTGTGCCACCTGCTTTGCCCAATCATGTCCGAAACTGCCGGAATTTAACTTCGACCGGCGGGGTGATACTGCTTATATGGATAGTTTGCTAACGCTCGGGCGGGCACATCGGCAACTGGCAGCCCGCCTTCCCCGGAGCCGGATGAATGATACGCTCAGGCTGGAGGGCATCCGTTTTATGGCCCTTGTGTTTAAGCAAATGAGGGGCCAACAGCGCGACAGTAGTTTTCTGTACGCAAAGCAACTGGAAGAACAGGCGCTTATTTATCACAACGATCTTTATGTTGTTCGGGCCTTGATGTTTCAGGAGTATTATCTCCGAACCGTTAAGGGCGACTATCCCCATGCACTCCAGATTAACCAGCGAGCTTCTGAATTATGTGTAAAACTCCCCCGCGAAAGTTCGCCACGCTGGCAGGTTCAGATGAATATGGGAGACATTTACATGCTCCTGAAAGAATATTCGAATGCTCTGACCAGCTATCAGCTTTCGCTAACCCTACTCAGTTTTAATAAACTTCTAACGCCCAAAAACCGGAAGCTACTGACCAGTCAGGCGATTAGCCAAATTGGTGAAGTGTACGAGATTCAGGGGCGGTATGAAGAGGCACGTCAGCAATATGAAGCGAGTCGGCAAATAGCGTTAGATACGCATTCCCAGATTAATGTGGCCTATGCCGATGAGCGATTAGGGGATTTCTTCATTAGCCGTCAACAGCCGGTGCAGGCCATTAAGGTATTCGAAGAGGGGCTTTCCGTTTGGACTCAACTAAATGACCGACCCGGTCAGGCTGCTGTTTGGGCGAGGTTGTCAGAATGCTACACCCAAACCAACCAGCCCAAACTAGCTATTGAGTTTGGTGAGAAGGCTGTTGCCATAGCGCGAAATGCCGGCTATACCCGTATCCAACAGATGGCGACTCAGTCGTTATATCGGGCGTATCGTGCGGCTAATCAACCCGCTCTGGCATTGGCTATGTACGAAGAATATAGCGCCTTGCGGGATAGCCTGACAAACCTCAAACGAGTAGAGGAGTTATCAGCCGTTCAGAAAAAGTACGATATCAATCAGGTTACGATTGCTGCCGAAAAAGAGCGATTTATCCAGCAACAACAACTGATCAACGTGCGTCGGCAAGCTGAATTAGAGAGACTTCGGGCCGAAGCCGAACGGGACCAATTAGCGAGCCAAACCCGGATGAATCACCTGAAACAGTCGATCGAAACCGAGCGGCTGCGGGCTGAATCGCAGAAAACCCGGTTGGAACAACGAGCTCATATTGACCAGCTCAGTCATGATATTGAGCAGGCCAGTCTCTTACGGATTGTGTTGGTTGGTGGGCTGGCTATGCTGTTTGGTTTTGTGGCGGTTTATTACCGGAAAAATAAACTCATCAATCGGCAGAAGCTGGAAATTGAAGCGCTGAATCATGATTTGGAAGACAAAGTTCTGGCTCGAACAATTGAGTTGAAACTAGCCAATGATCAGTTACGGGCAAAGAACCGTGAAATTGAGGAAGCGCTTCTGCGCGGACAAACCCTTGAACGTAAGCGCATGGCCGCCGATTTACACGATAGTCTTGGTGGATTACTGGCGGCTATAAAAACCAGTTTATCGGCATTGAACCCAGCAAAGATGGCCGATCGAGAACAACAGATTTATCATAATCTGTTGAACATGAGTAAGGAGGCATTTGCCGAAATACGTTACCTATCACACAATCTTCAGCCGGATGAATTAGAAAAGCAGGGCTTGTCGGAGGCTCTTATCCGACTGGTTCATAAACTCAATATCAGTCAGAAGATTAAATTCAGTCTGGAAAATGCAGAATTGCCTCGCCTTGATAAAACCGCTGAGTTTAATCTGTATTCGATTTGTATTGAATTGTGCAGCAATATTCTTCGACACTCCGAAGCAACGGAAGCTCAGATATTGTTTCGGCGATTCAACAACGAGTTGAATATGATTGTGAAAGACAATGGGTGCGGCATGGACCCGAGCGATGCAACGGGCATGGGGCTACATAATATTCAGGCGCGTATGGATCTGATTCAGGGACGTTACGAAATCCACTCTGGTCCTGCTGAAGGAACGACCTTTATTTTTATTCTTCCGGTGCTACCGAATCTGGAAAAGGCCTGA
- a CDS encoding RNA polymerase sigma factor — protein MEKAQVNDSELISLYIRGNEKAFAKLVQRHKSKIYTTIYLIVKDQYVAEDLMQDTFIKAVDTLKSGRYNEEGKFLPWIIRIAHNLAIDYFRKDKRYPSVVFEDGSSVFNTLEFAEDSVESLQIRQETHEHLRELIQRLPEQQRQVLIMRHYEEMSFQEIADATGVSINTALGRMRYALINLRKQLSKRSPSYDKNIYPR, from the coding sequence ATGGAAAAAGCCCAGGTAAACGACAGTGAGTTGATTTCCCTGTACATCCGTGGTAATGAAAAAGCCTTTGCTAAATTAGTGCAACGGCACAAGTCGAAGATTTACACCACTATTTATCTGATTGTAAAAGATCAATATGTAGCGGAAGATTTAATGCAGGACACGTTTATTAAGGCCGTGGACACGCTTAAGTCGGGTAGATACAACGAGGAGGGAAAATTTCTACCCTGGATTATTCGAATTGCTCACAACTTGGCCATTGACTATTTCCGAAAGGATAAACGCTACCCCAGTGTGGTGTTTGAGGACGGAAGCAGTGTGTTTAATACGCTTGAGTTTGCGGAGGATTCCGTTGAATCGCTCCAGATTCGGCAGGAAACACACGAGCACCTACGTGAGTTGATTCAGCGATTGCCGGAACAGCAGCGTCAGGTACTTATTATGCGGCACTATGAGGAAATGAGTTTCCAAGAGATTGCCGATGCTACCGGCGTCAGTATAAACACGGCTTTGGGACGTATGCGTTATGCGCTGATAAATCTGCGCAAACAACTGAGCAAACGTTCGCCGAGTTATGATAAAAACATTTACCCAAGATGA
- the nth gene encoding endonuclease III translates to MLCKKKERFRRFIEYFTEHYPEPQTELNFNNPYELLVAVILSAQCTDKRINQISPALFARFPEPESLAAASADEVFTYIRSVSYPNNKAKHLVGMARTLLEKFGGEIPATVEELQTLPGVGRKTAHVILSVVYNEPTMAVDTHVFRVSHRIGLAPLTATTPLAVEKALMAHIPKQYVPKAHHWLILHGRYVCLARAPKCDECKLKEFCKYYEKLKPGFI, encoded by the coding sequence ATGCTATGCAAAAAAAAAGAACGGTTCCGGCGATTCATTGAGTACTTCACCGAACATTATCCCGAACCCCAAACGGAACTGAATTTCAATAATCCTTATGAGTTGCTGGTCGCCGTAATTTTATCAGCGCAGTGTACCGATAAGCGAATCAATCAGATTTCGCCAGCGCTCTTTGCCCGGTTTCCAGAACCAGAATCATTAGCTGCTGCCTCGGCCGATGAGGTGTTCACCTACATTCGTAGTGTTTCATATCCTAATAATAAGGCGAAACACCTGGTTGGCATGGCAAGGACACTTTTAGAGAAATTCGGGGGAGAAATTCCGGCAACCGTTGAGGAATTACAGACATTGCCAGGAGTGGGCCGTAAGACAGCCCATGTGATTTTGTCGGTGGTGTATAATGAGCCGACGATGGCAGTCGACACCCATGTATTTCGTGTATCACACCGAATTGGACTAGCACCACTCACAGCCACTACGCCCTTAGCTGTCGAAAAGGCGCTGATGGCGCATATTCCCAAACAATACGTTCCGAAAGCCCATCACTGGCTTATTCTGCATGGTCGCTACGTATGTCTGGCTCGAGCGCCTAAATGCGATGAGTGTAAGCTGAAGGAGTTTTGTAAATATTATGAGAAGTTAAAACCGGGATTTATTTGA
- a CDS encoding nucleoside-diphosphate kinase: MATNRTFTMIKPDAVEAGHTGAIIKMIEEAGFRIVAIRKTQLTGERAGQFYAVHSERPFYSSLCTYMSSGAIVPMILEKENAVADFRKLIGATNPAQAEEGTIRKLYAKSLEANAIHGSDSDENAEIESNFFFAGTDQY, translated from the coding sequence ATGGCAACTAACAGAACATTCACGATGATTAAGCCCGACGCTGTAGAAGCCGGGCATACAGGTGCAATTATTAAGATGATTGAAGAAGCGGGTTTCCGAATTGTAGCCATTCGGAAAACACAACTGACCGGTGAACGGGCTGGACAATTCTACGCCGTTCACAGCGAACGTCCGTTCTATAGTTCCCTTTGTACCTATATGTCGTCGGGCGCTATTGTTCCGATGATTCTTGAAAAAGAGAATGCCGTTGCTGATTTTCGTAAACTAATCGGGGCTACCAATCCAGCTCAGGCTGAAGAAGGTACCATCCGGAAATTATACGCCAAATCACTCGAAGCCAACGCAATTCACGGCTCCGATTCAGACGAAAATGCTGAGATCGAAAGTAATTTCTTCTTTGCAGGTACAGATCAGTATTAA
- a CDS encoding DHH family phosphoesterase yields the protein MQDIEEIGTLISQPKTVLITTHQNPDADAMGSSLGLAGYLRKKGHRVTVVTPTDYPLNLHWMSGNDDVIAFEEKVRVSVSQMMEEADVIFCLDFSSLDRIRELAPMVRQSRARKVLIDHHLEPESFADMALWDPSAASTTELIFRLIVELGEKDLIDIPIAECLYAGLMTDTGSFRHSNTTGNVHRMAAQLLDLHIDVSSIHRRIFDNVTLDKFRLLGYVLNEKLKVLPEYKFAYITLTDAELKRYRSKTGDTEGLVNYALAVEGVVMAAILIDRNEEIRMSFRSIGNFSVRDLASTHFEGGGHRNASGGRSKLSLAETEKKLLSIVPLYQQQLLETV from the coding sequence ATGCAAGATATTGAAGAAATTGGCACGCTTATCAGTCAACCGAAAACCGTGCTGATTACCACTCACCAGAATCCCGATGCCGATGCGATGGGGTCATCGCTGGGGCTGGCGGGCTACCTTCGCAAAAAAGGCCATCGAGTTACCGTTGTGACTCCGACTGACTATCCGCTAAACCTCCATTGGATGTCAGGCAATGACGATGTAATTGCGTTTGAGGAAAAAGTGCGCGTATCGGTCAGTCAGATGATGGAAGAGGCCGATGTTATTTTTTGCCTCGATTTTTCGAGTCTCGACCGTATCCGCGAGCTGGCTCCTATGGTACGACAGTCGCGTGCCCGCAAAGTACTGATCGATCATCACCTAGAACCCGAATCGTTCGCCGATATGGCTCTTTGGGACCCAAGTGCCGCATCGACTACCGAATTGATCTTTCGACTCATTGTAGAGTTAGGCGAAAAAGACCTGATTGATATTCCGATTGCGGAATGTCTGTACGCAGGTTTAATGACCGACACCGGTTCTTTCCGCCACTCGAATACAACAGGAAATGTGCACCGTATGGCGGCTCAGTTACTAGACCTCCATATTGACGTGAGCAGCATTCACCGGCGAATATTCGATAATGTAACGCTCGACAAGTTCCGCTTGCTGGGCTACGTACTTAACGAAAAGTTAAAAGTACTGCCCGAATACAAATTCGCTTATATTACCCTAACTGATGCCGAGTTGAAGCGTTATCGCTCTAAAACCGGCGACACCGAAGGTTTAGTGAATTATGCGCTGGCCGTTGAAGGTGTTGTTATGGCAGCCATCCTGATTGATCGGAACGAAGAAATTCGCATGTCGTTTCGATCGATTGGCAATTTTTCGGTACGTGATTTGGCTAGCACTCATTTTGAGGGAGGAGGTCACAGAAATGCGTCTGGAGGGCGTTCTAAATTATCGCTGGCCGAAACAGAAAAAAAGCTTTTATCAATAGTACCCTTATATCAGCAACAGTTGCTGGAAACCGTTTAA
- a CDS encoding FKBP-type peptidyl-prolyl cis-trans isomerase — MSLKNFGKAALLVAVVAACGKNRQQVTENGLKYTIHEQSEGTRKGKVGDILTLHLTLMNNKDSVLRDTHKEGAPFQMLLQVPPFKGSYEEGLTMLSKGDSATFYVSADSLFTRAMQPLPPGVQKGTDIGIAVKVVNIQTEEEYKKTQAADFEKQKGIDAKVIENYIAKNGLTGKAQKTESGVYYVVTQPGSGPTPQKGEVVQVHYTGKLLDGKVFDSSRTNPQAGGKPAQFQLGVGMVIPGWEEGVSKLHKGEKATLIIPSTLAYGPRGNQAIPANSVLLFDIELIDIQKGQAAQPGMPQQPSR, encoded by the coding sequence ATGTCTCTTAAAAATTTCGGGAAAGCCGCCCTACTTGTTGCTGTGGTAGCAGCCTGCGGTAAAAACCGCCAACAGGTGACGGAAAACGGCCTGAAGTACACAATTCACGAACAATCGGAAGGAACACGTAAAGGGAAAGTCGGTGATATTTTGACGCTGCACCTTACGTTGATGAACAACAAAGACTCGGTTCTGCGCGACACCCACAAAGAAGGTGCTCCGTTCCAGATGTTATTGCAAGTGCCACCTTTCAAAGGTTCTTACGAAGAAGGTTTGACAATGCTGAGCAAAGGGGATAGCGCTACGTTCTACGTAAGTGCCGATTCGCTGTTTACACGAGCTATGCAACCACTGCCTCCAGGTGTTCAGAAAGGTACCGACATCGGTATTGCCGTGAAAGTTGTGAATATTCAGACAGAGGAAGAATATAAGAAAACTCAGGCGGCTGATTTCGAGAAACAAAAAGGCATCGATGCCAAAGTAATCGAAAACTATATCGCCAAGAATGGCTTAACGGGTAAAGCGCAGAAAACTGAATCGGGTGTATACTATGTAGTTACGCAGCCCGGTAGCGGCCCAACGCCACAAAAAGGCGAAGTTGTACAGGTGCATTATACAGGTAAACTCCTGGATGGTAAAGTTTTCGATAGCTCGCGCACGAACCCACAGGCGGGTGGCAAACCAGCTCAATTCCAATTAGGCGTTGGCATGGTAATTCCAGGTTGGGAAGAAGGTGTTAGCAAACTCCACAAAGGTGAAAAAGCAACGCTGATCATTCCATCGACACTAGCCTATGGCCCACGCGGCAACCAGGCAATTCCAGCTAACTCGGTATTGCTGTTCGATATTGAGTTGATCGATATTCAGAAAGGTCAGGCAGCTCAACCAGGCATGCCACAACAACCAAGTCGGTAA
- the rdgB gene encoding RdgB/HAM1 family non-canonical purine NTP pyrophosphatase codes for MELCFATNNQHKLDEVAGQLGNSFTLKTLRDIGCEDELPETTGTIPGNSRQKADYVWTHFGISCFADDSGLEVEALNGEPGVDSAYYSGSRNAQKNIEKLLGKLNGASNRKAQFVTVFTLILHGVEHQFNGVIEGQILTEPRGTGGFGYDPVFLPDGHDRTFAEMSIEEKNGMSHRSRALAKMIAYLEKQATF; via the coding sequence ATGGAACTCTGTTTTGCCACCAACAATCAACACAAACTTGACGAAGTAGCTGGCCAGCTCGGCAACTCGTTCACCCTCAAAACCCTGCGCGATATTGGCTGCGAGGATGAATTACCCGAAACCACGGGCACAATTCCGGGCAATTCTCGCCAGAAAGCAGATTATGTCTGGACGCATTTTGGCATTTCGTGCTTCGCCGATGATTCGGGTCTGGAAGTAGAAGCCCTTAACGGCGAACCGGGTGTCGATTCGGCTTACTATTCAGGCAGCCGGAATGCACAGAAAAACATTGAAAAATTGCTGGGTAAACTAAACGGAGCCAGCAATCGAAAAGCACAATTCGTTACGGTTTTCACGCTTATTCTACATGGTGTTGAACACCAATTCAATGGGGTTATTGAAGGGCAGATTCTGACCGAACCACGTGGTACGGGCGGCTTTGGCTACGATCCGGTTTTTCTACCGGATGGCCATGATCGGACATTTGCCGAAATGAGTATCGAAGAAAAAAATGGCATGAGCCATCGTTCCCGAGCACTAGCGAAGATGATAGCTTATCTGGAAAAGCAGGCAACATTTTAG
- a CDS encoding amidohydrolase, with amino-acid sequence MKKYKLLLSLFLLTPALLFGQAKKTAKSNDSKLDKLKAEAVASVEANKVLAQQINDKLFSFAELGFQEEESFKYLTELLEKEGFTVKKGISGIPSAWIATWGSGKPLIAVGSDIDCIPKASQKPGVAYKDPIVEGAPGHGEGHNSGQALNIVAVLAVKKLMEREKIPGTLMLWPGVAEELVGTKAFYVRDGYFKDVDACIFTHVGNNLGVSWGDNGNNGLVSVRFNFEGQAAHAAGAPWRGRSALDAVELMNIGWNFRREHLELTQRSHYVISDGGDQPNVVPSKAAVWYYFRERTYPKIKKLFETGMKIAEGAAMMTDTKFTYEILGSAWPVHTNKVMAAAAYDNIKKVGLPTWSEEDQLLARASQIELQAPKTEGLATKLDSMGMPTSSAPVVMMGGQAMTPMGGGSDDIADISWSLPTIVLRYPSNIPGLPGHHWANAISMATPIAHKGVVYGAKAEAMTLLDLLLKPELIKDAWAYYKDEQTKDIKYEPLISPKEQPAIYLNKKIMAEFKPKLEKFYYDPSKYKSYLEQLGITYPTVRDDQREAVKKVLEKEKEKSAAAKVGSSRSE; translated from the coding sequence ATGAAAAAGTACAAACTGCTTTTGAGTCTGTTTTTGCTCACGCCCGCACTTTTATTCGGACAGGCAAAAAAAACGGCTAAATCTAATGACAGCAAACTGGACAAACTGAAGGCCGAAGCCGTGGCTTCAGTAGAGGCTAATAAAGTGCTGGCTCAGCAAATCAACGATAAGCTATTCAGCTTTGCCGAGCTTGGCTTCCAGGAAGAAGAGTCGTTTAAATACCTGACAGAACTGCTGGAAAAAGAAGGTTTTACGGTAAAAAAAGGCATTTCGGGTATTCCCTCGGCCTGGATTGCTACTTGGGGATCGGGTAAACCGTTGATCGCTGTTGGTTCCGATATTGACTGTATTCCTAAGGCAAGCCAGAAACCCGGTGTGGCGTATAAAGATCCAATCGTAGAAGGAGCTCCTGGCCATGGTGAAGGCCACAACTCCGGTCAGGCGTTGAATATCGTAGCCGTTCTGGCGGTTAAAAAGCTGATGGAGCGGGAAAAAATTCCTGGTACGCTCATGCTTTGGCCGGGGGTTGCCGAAGAATTAGTCGGTACGAAAGCGTTCTACGTTCGAGATGGCTATTTCAAGGACGTTGACGCTTGTATCTTCACTCACGTGGGCAACAATCTGGGCGTTTCCTGGGGCGATAATGGCAACAACGGTCTGGTATCGGTACGATTTAATTTTGAGGGTCAAGCGGCTCACGCAGCAGGTGCCCCCTGGCGCGGACGAAGCGCCCTGGATGCGGTTGAATTGATGAACATCGGCTGGAACTTCCGTCGCGAACACCTTGAACTGACCCAGCGTTCCCATTACGTTATTTCGGACGGGGGCGATCAGCCCAATGTGGTTCCTTCTAAAGCCGCTGTCTGGTATTATTTCCGCGAGCGGACTTATCCGAAAATCAAGAAACTCTTTGAAACTGGAATGAAGATCGCCGAGGGGGCCGCTATGATGACCGATACGAAGTTTACCTACGAGATTCTGGGATCGGCCTGGCCAGTGCACACCAACAAAGTGATGGCAGCAGCTGCCTATGACAACATCAAGAAGGTAGGTTTGCCAACCTGGTCAGAAGAGGATCAGTTGTTGGCTAGAGCTTCGCAAATTGAGCTACAAGCGCCTAAGACCGAAGGGCTAGCTACGAAATTAGATTCGATGGGAATGCCAACTTCATCGGCTCCGGTAGTGATGATGGGTGGTCAGGCTATGACGCCAATGGGCGGTGGTTCGGATGATATTGCCGACATCTCGTGGTCGTTGCCTACCATCGTGCTGCGTTACCCCAGCAACATTCCTGGGCTGCCCGGACACCATTGGGCCAATGCTATTTCGATGGCCACGCCTATCGCTCACAAGGGCGTAGTCTACGGCGCCAAAGCCGAAGCGATGACCTTGCTGGATCTTTTACTAAAGCCTGAGTTGATCAAAGATGCGTGGGCTTACTACAAAGACGAGCAAACCAAAGACATCAAATATGAGCCACTGATTTCGCCTAAAGAGCAACCTGCTATTTATTTGAACAAGAAGATCATGGCGGAGTTCAAGCCGAAGCTGGAGAAGTTTTACTACGATCCGAGCAAGTACAAAAGCTACCTGGAGCAGTTAGGCATTACCTACCCGACCGTGCGTGACGATCAACGGGAAGCTGTTAAAAAGGTACTTGAAAAGGAAAAAGAAAAATCGGCGGCTGCCAAGGTGGGCTCGTCGCGGTCAGAATAG
- a CDS encoding peptidase dimerization domain-containing protein: MKNCTNLLFVVLLMPVLLFGQSKKATKSVASTDRIERLKAEAVASVEASKVQAQQINDMLFSFSELGFQEEETFKYLTTILEKEGFTIQKGVAGIPTAWIATWGSGKPLIAVGSDIDCIPKASQKPGVAYKDPIVEGAPGHGEGHNSGQALNIVAVLAVKKLMEREKIPGTLMLWPGVAEEQLATKAFYVRDGYFKNVDACIFTHVASNLGVAWGDNGTTGMISAKFNFEGQAAHAAGAPWRGRSALDAVELMNIGWNYRREHLELTQRSHYVISDGGDQPNVVPSKAAVWYYFRERTYPKIKALFETGMKMAEGAALMTDTKFTYEILGSAWPVHTNRPIAAAAYENIKKVGLPTWSEEDQLLAKATQRELQSPNLKGLDMKIDSVGLPVSSAPVVMMGGQAMTPLSGGSDDIADISWSVPTIVLGYPSNIPGLPGHHWSDAISMATPIAHKGIVAGAKAEAMTLLDMLLKPEIIKDAWAYYNDEQTKGIKYEPLISAKEQPAVYLNKKIMTEFKPKLEKFYYDPSKYKTYLEQLGIKYPTLRDDQREAIAKAAEKEKGMKGK, encoded by the coding sequence ATGAAAAACTGTACGAATCTTTTATTTGTAGTGCTATTGATGCCTGTGCTCTTGTTTGGGCAAAGCAAAAAGGCGACAAAGTCTGTTGCATCAACCGACCGAATTGAACGATTAAAAGCCGAAGCTGTCGCATCTGTGGAGGCTAGTAAAGTTCAGGCTCAGCAAATCAATGATATGCTCTTCAGCTTTTCGGAACTCGGTTTTCAGGAAGAAGAGACGTTCAAGTATTTAACGACAATTCTCGAAAAAGAAGGCTTTACCATTCAGAAAGGGGTAGCGGGTATTCCTACAGCCTGGATCGCTACCTGGGGGTCAGGTAAGCCATTAATCGCCGTCGGTTCGGATATCGACTGTATTCCAAAAGCTAGCCAGAAACCCGGTGTGGCGTACAAAGACCCGATTGTGGAAGGGGCTCCTGGGCACGGCGAAGGCCACAACTCAGGGCAGGCGTTGAATATCGTAGCCGTTCTGGCCGTAAAAAAGCTGATGGAGCGGGAGAAAATTCCCGGTACACTTATGCTCTGGCCGGGGGTTGCCGAAGAACAACTCGCTACGAAAGCGTTTTATGTTCGAGACGGCTATTTCAAGAATGTGGATGCCTGCATCTTTACCCACGTTGCCAGCAACCTTGGAGTTGCCTGGGGTGATAATGGAACGACCGGCATGATTTCAGCCAAATTCAATTTTGAGGGTCAAGCGGCTCATGCTGCGGGTGCTCCCTGGCGGGGACGTAGTGCGCTGGATGCCGTCGAATTAATGAATATCGGCTGGAATTATCGGCGTGAACACCTTGAACTAACCCAGCGCTCCCATTATGTTATTTCGGATGGGGGCGATCAACCGAACGTCGTGCCTTCCAAGGCAGCCGTTTGGTACTACTTCCGCGAACGTACCTATCCCAAGATAAAGGCGTTGTTCGAAACGGGAATGAAAATGGCCGAAGGAGCTGCTTTGATGACCGATACGAAGTTTACTTACGAAATTCTGGGGTCAGCCTGGCCCGTACATACCAACCGACCCATTGCAGCGGCTGCTTATGAGAACATCAAGAAAGTGGGCTTACCAACTTGGTCAGAAGAAGATCAGTTACTGGCAAAGGCCACTCAGCGGGAACTGCAATCTCCCAACCTAAAGGGACTTGACATGAAAATCGATTCTGTTGGTTTACCTGTGTCTTCGGCCCCTGTGGTTATGATGGGTGGTCAGGCCATGACGCCGTTATCGGGCGGGTCGGACGACATTGCCGATATTTCGTGGTCGGTGCCAACGATCGTTTTAGGATACCCTAGCAATATTCCAGGCTTGCCCGGTCACCATTGGAGCGATGCTATTTCGATGGCTACGCCTATTGCTCACAAAGGTATTGTAGCGGGTGCTAAAGCTGAGGCCATGACGTTGCTCGACATGCTACTAAAACCTGAAATTATTAAAGATGCCTGGGCTTACTACAACGATGAGCAAACTAAAGGCATCAAATACGAACCACTCATTAGTGCTAAGGAACAGCCTGCGGTTTATCTCAACAAGAAGATCATGACCGAGTTCAAGCCTAAACTGGAGAAGTTTTACTATGACCCCAGCAAGTATAAAACCTATCTGGAGCAATTAGGTATCAAGTATCCAACTCTACGCGACGATCAGCGGGAAGCCATTGCGAAAGCGGCTGAAAAAGAGAAGGGAATGAAAGGAAAATAA